Below is a window of bacterium DNA.
CGCCAACATGGCCGACAAAATCTTCTTTTGCGCCCAGTTCGCCGATCACATCAAGGATTATACGTGCCGTACCCTGAATGGCCTCATCTCCGCTTTTGAAACCGTACTTATCGTTGTATGCTTTGAAATTATCCAAATCCGCATAACAAACGGCAAAAGGCGTTTTTTGTTTTTGATTTTGCGCTATTCTAAAGTTGATGTCGTCTTCGATCGCATAATTTCCCGGTAATTTGGTCAGGGGATTTGCACCGATGCTTTCTTTATAGCGACGGATCAAAGCTTCTAAACGGGCCGTTAATTCCTGATGATCCACGTCTTTGGTGATATAGTCATCGGCTCCGGTTCGCAAAGATGCTAATTTGTCGGACAACTGATCGCTGGAGCTAAACATCACAATCGGGACATTGCGTGTGGACGGACGCTCCTTGAGTTTTTCGCGAACGGTGTGCCCGTTGATGTCCGGCATATTGATATCCAAAAGAATCAAATCCGGCCGTATGCGGGTCATGATTTCCAAGCCTTCGCGTCCGCTTTCGGAGGTGATCACTTCAAAACCTTTGTTTTGGAGTATCGTCGAAAAGATAAAAATTTTATCCGGTTCATCATCGATCATCAATATCTTTTCACGAAAATCCATACTGCTTTCGATTGTAAAATGTTAACCGATGAAAACGAGCGAAATTATCAAAACCACAGACGAAAGTCAATCAAGGAGTTCAACCGCATACTGCTCAAAAACCGAATTATTGTGACACCGCGTCATTGATAAAATCACACAAAGGCTTCATGGCTTTAAACCCTTTGATCACATGTTCTTCAAAACGCGGGTTGGAAAGTTCTTTGTCGGATATTTTATGCAACACGACATAACTCGTGTAT
It encodes the following:
- a CDS encoding response regulator → MDFREKILMIDDEPDKIFIFSTILQNKGFEVITSESGREGLEIMTRIRPDLILLDINMPDINGHTVREKLKERPSTRNVPIVMFSSSDQLSDKLASLRTGADDYITKDVDHQELTARLEALIRRYKESIGANPLTKLPGNYAIEDDINFRIAQNQKQKTPFAVCYADLDNFKAYNDKYGFKSGDEAIQGTARIILDVIGELGAKEDFVGHVGGDDFVFIVSRYDRVETICKTIIERLDDFYPSLYDETDRKAGHIITKNRKDEMDQFPLMSISIAVVSNENRELSSMGQIAQIAAEVKKAVKKKDGSNYLIDKRS